A window of the Dyadobacter pollutisoli genome harbors these coding sequences:
- a CDS encoding LysR family transcriptional regulator, whose amino-acid sequence MELRQLKYFAGVAEELHFGNAARKLFISQPALSQQIRLLEAELGVELFVGIKRTQLHKVELTEAGKVFFAEAKRILQLSDKAIRNVRQVGAKQQVIALGVFKLILPERVMGILELFATHFPSVEIKLAELPNPLQVQLAVANDQVDMGLCVLPLVADGLIANQYTQADYTILLNREHHLANQENVMLAELKKEKWIDHGPEAGLFYSQLEEVCRKAGFHRESNIAHYVPSFDLLKSMVRSGKGIAFIPASLDLQNENNLVSMPIANPDGTPFKEIVIRHVLIHKSEQPSPLVQALSGLLKSQVRQSFEQ is encoded by the coding sequence ATGGAACTGCGTCAACTTAAATACTTTGCAGGCGTCGCCGAAGAATTACACTTTGGGAATGCTGCCAGAAAACTGTTCATTTCACAGCCAGCATTAAGCCAGCAGATCCGGCTGCTAGAGGCCGAGCTGGGCGTGGAGCTTTTTGTAGGGATTAAGCGAACCCAATTACACAAGGTGGAGCTCACCGAAGCGGGAAAAGTCTTTTTTGCCGAAGCCAAACGTATTCTGCAATTGAGTGATAAAGCGATACGCAATGTTCGTCAGGTTGGCGCTAAACAGCAGGTGATCGCGCTCGGGGTTTTCAAACTTATTCTTCCGGAAAGGGTAATGGGCATTCTGGAACTTTTCGCAACCCATTTCCCATCGGTAGAAATTAAACTGGCTGAACTGCCCAATCCGCTGCAAGTACAGCTTGCCGTCGCTAATGATCAGGTTGACATGGGTTTGTGCGTGCTCCCACTGGTGGCTGATGGCTTAATTGCGAACCAGTACACCCAGGCAGACTACACCATCCTATTGAACCGGGAACATCATTTGGCAAACCAGGAAAATGTTATGCTAGCAGAGTTGAAAAAGGAAAAGTGGATTGATCACGGGCCAGAAGCAGGCCTGTTTTACAGTCAGTTGGAAGAAGTATGCAGAAAAGCTGGTTTTCATCGGGAAAGCAATATCGCCCATTACGTACCATCATTTGACCTGCTAAAAAGTATGGTGCGTTCAGGAAAAGGAATTGCGTTCATTCCGGCCTCTTTGGACTTACAAAATGAAAACAATCTGGTGTCCATGCCCATTGCGAATCCCGACGGGACACCATTTAAAGAAATTGTAATCAGGCACGTACTTATTCATAAATCCGAGCAGCCATCTCCATTGGTACAGGCGCTGAGCGGGTTGCTAAAATCACAGGTCCGTCAAAGTTTTGAACAATAA